Proteins co-encoded in one Leucobacter exalbidus genomic window:
- the metX gene encoding homoserine O-acetyltransferase MetX yields MDWQTPEDSFPTDFITDAQLRALMGRPPISGGWRDGDPVGQRKFAAIGSLTTEAGAELPNIRIAYETFGELNEARDNAILVFHALTGDSHLVGPAGPGHPTDGWWAEIVGPGRPLDTEKYCIIAPNVLGGCQGSTGPGSLDPDNREWGGRFPYLTIRDQVAAAARFADAIGIDHFHSVIGGSMGGMHALEWALMQPGRTGRLAVIAAPPVTTADQIGLNLVQLEAIRSDPAYHGGDYYEAPDGVGPHHGLATARRLALLNYRSNTELDERFGRAWQSAVSPLGGGGRFAVESYLDFHGNKFTRRFDANSYLTLVQAMNSHDVGRGRGGVRAALSTIDLPVLILGIPSDRLFTLEGQDEIARHTPGSLDGGQATRIDSPFGHDAFLIEFERVGAELTRLLNT; encoded by the coding sequence ATGGACTGGCAGACCCCCGAGGATTCGTTTCCCACCGACTTCATCACCGACGCGCAACTGCGCGCGCTCATGGGACGACCACCGATCTCGGGAGGCTGGCGAGACGGTGACCCGGTAGGCCAGCGCAAGTTCGCAGCGATCGGCTCGCTCACCACCGAGGCCGGCGCCGAACTCCCTAACATTCGCATCGCCTACGAAACTTTCGGCGAGCTCAACGAGGCCCGCGATAATGCCATCCTCGTCTTCCACGCCCTCACCGGCGACAGCCACCTCGTGGGGCCCGCGGGCCCCGGCCACCCCACCGATGGCTGGTGGGCCGAGATCGTCGGCCCAGGCCGTCCCCTCGACACCGAAAAATACTGCATCATTGCCCCCAATGTGCTGGGCGGCTGCCAAGGCTCAACCGGCCCCGGATCGCTCGATCCCGACAACCGCGAGTGGGGCGGCCGGTTCCCGTATCTCACCATTCGCGATCAGGTTGCCGCCGCGGCCCGGTTTGCCGACGCGATCGGTATCGACCATTTCCACTCGGTCATTGGTGGATCGATGGGTGGCATGCACGCCCTAGAGTGGGCACTGATGCAGCCGGGCCGTACGGGCCGGCTCGCCGTCATCGCGGCTCCCCCCGTCACCACGGCCGACCAGATCGGGTTGAACCTCGTGCAGCTCGAGGCCATTCGCTCTGACCCCGCCTATCACGGCGGCGATTACTACGAGGCGCCCGACGGTGTCGGCCCGCACCACGGCCTCGCCACAGCGCGCAGACTGGCCCTGCTCAACTACCGCAGCAACACCGAGCTCGATGAGCGGTTTGGCCGCGCCTGGCAGTCAGCGGTCAGCCCCCTCGGGGGCGGCGGCCGCTTCGCCGTTGAGTCCTACCTCGACTTCCACGGCAACAAGTTCACCCGCCGCTTCGACGCCAACAGCTACCTGACCCTGGTACAGGCGATGAACTCGCACGATGTGGGCCGCGGCCGCGGCGGGGTGCGCGCGGCACTGTCAACGATTGACTTGCCGGTCCTCATTTTAGGGATCCCCAGTGACCGGCTTTTCACGCTCGAGGGGCAAGATGAAATTGCCAGGCACACGCCCGGCAGCCTCGACGGCGGCCAAGCTACCCGAATTGATTCCCCGTTTGGGCACGACGCTTTTCTGATTGAGTTTGAGCGCGTCGGAGCCGAGCTGACACGCCTGCTCAACACCTAA